The sequence ggatgggaaccggaattccggattgattacaaccggaattccggttgccaaccggaattccggatggctgACCAGTggcaaaaatgccacttttcgggacttaaacgcgcataacttcttactcgattatccgatttcagaaattccaactttgttctcttagttaaacaaaatgtgatttagaaattcaatcaaaaaatttttgaactatcgtgtgagaaaacttgttgcacaagttagtgaatgggccaaaattcaaatttataaaaacttagtgtgctatgcaaatcactttaacaagactaaagtagatttataccatttaattttgagtagtcttgatgtagaagagcctcctagcttgatttgcatgtttttgatcccaagttgatttttcccgagagttgaccttgactttgactttgactttgactttcgggttgactttttgactttgggattttgaagacctcttttcaatagggtcttgagttgttgatcccttgatgaatcttttgctcttgatatgcttgttgagtccatttagtgttgcttttaaaagtttggtaaaaataccaaaaatatttattttctcttttaaatttgctacaaaatcaataaatcattagtaacaaataataatcaaatatttgctaatcatcaaaacaaggagatcgaaaagtttgagttaacagtTACCTGGTCATCaccatcatcttcatcatcctTTGATTTCTTATTTAAATCTTTAAACTTAGCATGATCATCTTCATCTTGTTTTTTCCTCTTCTCTTTATCAGCATTAGCATCGGGCTGAGATGAAAGAAAACCCATTATATCAAAACTTGGAACATCATCATTATCACCCtacaaaacatatataaaactTATTGTGAAgcataaacttaaataaaaatataaaaatatttacataaaataacaacaaaattgTAAACAAAGTCAAAACTTATAGAAAACACACAAAAAATATGTAAACAGTAAAACACATTACCTGTAAACAGTAATACTGTAAACAGTTACATGTAaacaaatttttatataaaaacacaaaatcaaatagaaaataaaaacattacCAGTAAAGCAGTGTGTCCTTCTTTAACCAAACCACCATCTCCAACATTTTGTAAACATTCACCCTAATTAAAcatattgaaaataataatgatataaataaaaataattaaacataacaaataataaatcatattaattagtcttttaataaatcatatccatatacaaaataatttcttttaacaataaaatacaaaactgtaaacaacaaaatatttataaagGAAACATGAACAAAACCTCTACAACAGTGTCTCCCTCATTAACCAACACACCACCACTTTCAGCAAGATTTAAAACAGGATCCTGTtacaaacaaataattaaaaagaatatGAGAAAAACTAAGTAatcataaaaaagataaaactacttaatattgcaaaaaaaaaaaataaagctcattaaaataaaaaactatttacAAACATACAATAGAATAATCTTTAACATTTTCAGTAACCAAATCTACATCATCAACCTCTTTCATAACTAGATCctgaaaaaacaaacaaacacatcaattataaaataagaactttaaaactataaaataaaaataaacaagtaaaaaaaaataaataatcatatttacATCCTTCACTGCCAAATCAACATTAACACCATCTTTCAAACCAGATTCCTGcattaaaacaaatattaataaacatacaAACGAATAATAGTAAGACAACTAAACAATTAACAAATGGATAAACACTCACATCATCACTATCACCACCACTATCATCACGGATATCCACGACACTCTGAGAAGCTTTTAAATCATCAAACTTTTCTTTCAAGTCATTAAATTTCAAATCCAAGTAAAATTGCAAACTTTCATCAATCTTAGAATCTATGTGGGAAATCATATTGAGTTCCAACTCCTTGAATCTACACTTAATATCTGATGTAAAACCCTCAAAAGACCCATCAAAATGTAATTGCTTTTGAATTACTTTTTTAACGTCCCTCCTTAActcatttaaaatagaagattgTAAACCAATCGCACCAACTCGATCAACATCAACATCTGAATCTTCCTTCTCAATAAACTCAAGACCAGATAGATTAAGCATTGATCTCTTTTCATCTGTAGGAAATATATATTCACCTTTCAGCTATcacgaaacaaaacaaaaaaaaaataaacacaattAGTAACCAataaacttcaaaaaataaaaaaaaatgtaaactacataatatcaaaaaaataaataaaaatgtaccTTAGGAGATGAAAAAACTTTCCTCTCAACAGCACTATTATTAGGAAGACCCACATTCAACCATCTACAAATCCTATATTCTGGATCACTATCATATTCACAAAAACCAGCCTTCTGACAAAGAGGAATAGTTTCGTAAATCCAAACAAGAAATGCATAAGGAAAACAAGGCAACTTGTAAGTCCTCGAAGATTCTTTATCAGCAGCCTTTGCTTTCCCTTTACGCTTATCAATATGCTTGGAACCAATATCTTTCCCTGTTTTTTTCTTTGGTACACCCCTCAAACCAATCCTCAAGTTGTGTAAAGTTTTCTTAAAAACTAATTTTCCCCAAGGAAAACTCTCATAATCACCAATCCCAACAATATTGAGTATTTCATTAGGAACCTTCTTGGAATTAGGGCTTGTGAACAAGTAATTAGAAACGAAATACAACACCGCCATCTTAACAGCGTATTCGTCCAACTTAAAATCACTATACCTAAACCTCTCCTCCACAGCACTGACTGTTACTTGTTGATCACTAAAATACTTATCCACAAATGCAATCTCCTTCTTTGCATAACCACTCATATCAGAATCACCAACACATAATAAACCAGTCACAACAGCAAACTCAGCCAAACTAAACCTGAAATTTTGAGAACCAAATTTGAACCACATTTCATAAGGATTTTTCTGGTGTACCTCCCTGTGCAAAACACTGTGAATCAACTGAGTTTGCATTGCAATTGGATTCATGTCCAAAAAATGTCCAAAACATGTCTCACGAAACAGCTTTGCTTGAGAAGGAGTCAATTTACTATTGATAATGGCAATAACATTGTTTTCATggttaggaaaaaaaattattcttccACCAACCCTATCCTCATGCTTGAAATATAACTCCCActcctaaaaaattaaaatagtaatcacataaaaaaattaaaataaaaaattacaaataaacaAAACTATGTAAACAAAACAGTCAACATGCCAACAATAATGAAAAAACATAACATTATTGTATACTCCTGAAAATAGCAAAGTatacaaaaatacataaatattaaaaaattaaactaaatcatatacaaaaatattaaccACCTAAGAATAACGGCAATCATttgtaattgaaaaataaacaaaaacaaacacaatGGACCCAATGTCCCCAACAACTACAGCAAGCATTTGTATGTATTTTGCTTGATTTCTAAGTGTGTGAATTAAAAAACTGTATGAATACAAAAGtaaacaataacataataacAAACCAAATAAACTAAAtcatatataacaaaaaatataaaacataataaacacCTAAAAAAGacttcaaaataataaaaaaaaaacaacctaATGTCATACCTAATGTCAAAATAGATCACGGTAAACTTATTAATATATAAGTTATGGCAGTAAGATAGTGAAAATGTGTTAAAGTACTGAATGTGTAACATTTTTAGTCAACCatcttttattattaatatttattggctTTGATATACAAAAGTCGTATTGTAATAAATAACAAAGAAAACTATGTAAACAAAACAGTTGACATaccaacaataataaaaaaaaaacagaacatTACTGTTTACTCGTGAAAATagtaaagtatataaaaaaggTTAGTTAGtttaacaataacaataacaaaaaaaaagaggtGTTCTAAAATCTAAATGGTTAGTTAGTTTAACAATAACAAcaaatctctctctcttatttatatcatcaaataaaaggtttgatactaaatttacttatatatatgaatagtaCTCCGTGATTGTGTGTGACTTATAAATAAAAAtggttcatatatatatatatatattacaagaTTTTAATTTGGTCAACTGCCGGTGGACCGTTGTTGATCCAACTACAAAATCATGTGTCCAACCATGTtgttttcttttgtttctttatataTAATCTACTCTACTATATTTTTAGAATTCACGAGAGGCCATATATGTCAATaaactaaatcatatacaaaaatattaaccACCTAACAATAACGGCAATTATTTCTGTAAATTGTGCTTGATTTGttaatataaatgtaattgaaaaaaataaacaaaaatacaaaCGACGGAACCAATTTCCCCAACAACTATGCCAATCATTTCTGTATTGTGCTTGATTTGTAAGTGTGTGAATTAAGAAACTGTAGGAATAGTAAAGTATACAATAACAtaataacaaacaaaataaactaaatcatatacaaaaaaaaaatataaacataataaacaccTAAATAAACTtgaatatcaaaaaaaaaaaaaactaaaaatacaaaaaaattaaaaaaaaaaaaacaaactaaaacttaaatatacaAACCAAAACAACACTATTAACACTAACAGATAAAACTTAAAaacgaaaaagaaaagaaaatccaCTCATACATATGCAACATCAAATTAACAaatgaatatgcccaaaaattGAAGATGAAATAGCATCAACAAAGAATATGAAAAGGAAATAAAAGAATCTCAAACAACAAAcctaaaatgaaaacaaaatataaatatatatatatatatgtgtgtcacCCTACTCAGAAAACAAGAAACAACTaccaaaatgaaaaataaaaatcaataaaaaaattaaaaaataacaacaaaacctAAATCGATAATAGAAAAAGTTATAAAGAATACCTAATCCAAAAAatctcataaaaaataaataaaaaactgaaaaataaacaaaaataagaaCACATACCTTCATCGATTCATTGTTCTCAACTTCTAGATCATCACTGTCGTAGAAGTCCTCATCATATTCAACAACttgtttcaattttttcaaAGGCCGATCGTCAGTAACCTTCTTGTTTCCACGATTATATTGCTTCCTCTTCACTTCCTTAACAGAAACATCACCAGAGCCCTCAGAACCACCAGAAAGATCTTCATTGTCATCTTCAGAAATCGTTTTCTTCATTTTTAACTTGTCAAGAAGAAGCTTCGATGAACCAGATGGAGAAAGGGAAGAACGAGTATTAACCATTTACAATCAGATTTTTTTGAGAAAGTTTCAAATGAATAACCCTCTATGAAACTGCCACActaaatagagagaaattttgaatttcaaaactCTCTCTAAAAAATACCCACACTAGAAATTTCTCAACTTGAAAAAAAGAAACCCACTAAAAAACCCTATAAACCGCTCCCTCCCTCTAACTAGACAATATACTTACAAGTCTACAAAATAGGGAGCAATTATCATGAATATCAAAAAACGTGATACCCCTGACGCGCGTGAGATGCAAGACGTGGGATGATGGATAAGAAGTGACAACACTTGGTCTGACGTCACTTGGGAAACGCGTGgctcaataaatgataattaaatataaaacggTAATAAAAAACGGTAAACTTACCCAATATAATAGATCACGGCAAAAAAGGAAATTAGATCAAAATAAAGGCTCCAAATGTAAATTTTCCTAGATTAATTGATGGATGAATATCTTGTTTGGTTGGACAATTTCCTATTACGTCTTTGGAATGTTTAGTTTCATTGTTTAATaggttgttggatattatttttttaagttcaaTCTAAAACACTCATTTTCCATCTTGCACCACTGACACATTGCCCAAAACATAATGGAATTTGATCAGGGACGGACCCACAAGTAACAATGTGAGGGCTATAGTCcccactaacaaaaatattgcttttaaaaaaattaaatgtaatttttttaatttgataattatagaccaaaataatagaaaaactccccataaaattaaataaaactagtaaaaatgattataatatatgtataaatattttttaatgataaataagcccccacaaagtaaaaattttGGGTCCGTCACTGAAtttgatgataatgatgattaGAGAAGGGACTATGCTAATAATCTTCGTGACTTGCTCCACCGTTGTTTTCAGGTGGCTTTGGCTTTGTAGTTGTTCCGGGCGATGCGGCCGCTACCGGTTTTAATGATGAAGACTCATGATTTTTGTTGTCAGAGATCAGACGCTCATgacaatgaaagaaaaaaaatcaaagatttaattttgtttattatttcaggaaaataatttttgaatcatTTGTTAATCAACAAAGATCCATGGTTGGTGTTGTGTCTTTGTGTTAGATTTGAGCTTCATTAAAGTTTAAGAGGTGATACTTCTAAtgtcatatacatataagaaGTGATACTACGCAAAAGATTGTCTTATTTCCAATATATTTGTATTTCTAATTCTTGCTTTGGTTTGTCCCTTCTGCAATTTCATAGAGAAATTCATTTCTGTATTCACTTTACAGATCTAGTTTTTTCATTCAATAAATAtcttttatttagaaaaaaaaaataatttaaaatatacaaaaaaatggACCGATGAAATTTCACCATGTGCGTATACAGTAAGCCAAAAGACTACATAATAAAATGATTGTAGAGATTAAAAAATTTAGACATAACTTTTTCAGATTAGGAATTTGACCGTGCCAAACTTTAAAGTTCAGCGAGTTTAGCTGCAATCAAATTACCATAATAAAATATGAGAGTTTGAGTATTTTTGtcacaaattttaaattttgagcaTTTAATAGCAATAAATggaacaaaataaatattttgctgcaaatttttcttttttgaataataactttttttaaacaaaaatctaataataactatttttttgaaataaaaatctaataactTAATACGTATGaatctatttgtttttttttattttgagagtaattattactttttgttaaaaaacgaaaagaaaaaaaaaagattaatgatttttcaaatattaataaataaattatattaaatgtttttatattcatttaataaattattcttTTAACGAAAgtaaacttaattttaaaaatttaaattctaaaattatacaaattttCTGTTTGAGCAATAAAATTAgctatacgattttttttttttttttaacaatatatatctttttgggctgttttgtatttttaatcaaatttattttcaaaaataagttaatattaaaaactaagcacatttacattttattttgcaaaaataCGTGCGAACCGAACAGAGCTCTGGAGACAACCGAACCTCCATCCGTGTGCTAGCGTTGGCACGAAACAGAGGTCTGGAGACAACCGAACCTCCATCCGTGTGCTAGCGTTGGCACGAAACAGAGGTCTGGAGACAACCGAACCTCCATTATCGCCGTTTTCCGAGCTGCGCCAGTCGAGTAAGCATCCCGAAGTTGTGGGAGGTTAGCTTCTCCGACCCTTCCCCAAACCCTCGCAGGTAGTGTCAAAATTGTTTGGTGAACTTTTGCTGTTTTACCTCAAACCATATTCCATTAAGAACTTTTGGTATGGTTCTCATTGAAAATAGTCTAAGGGCATATCTGTAGCATTATTTTTGGAATGACAAATCTGTAGCTAATCTCTCCCTCTTCTACACTTGTTGTGTTTTTTATTGCAAAAATTAGCAACTATACGGTTTGTTCCTCTTGTCCACTTTGTCGACAGAGAAAAAAGAACCAGAGCTCGAGAAAAGGTTGGCTTATCGACCAAACAGCATACCCGCCTCTCTTGTCGGCAATGTCTTTCCTTCTCTGGCGTCTCCTTTTAGCTCCGGTGACTTTCAGTCTTCATTACATTGAACACAAAGTGGATGTTGTTTCTTTATGTCAATATTGCAACAAGTTGTATCGGTACCGGAGGAGCACCGATCTACGGAGGCAGAAGGGGTTTCAAGGCGCAGTTTCCAAAGAGAGAACAACCAGCATCGGTACCGGAGCAATGGAAACGACAGATTCTTCGAGGGGAGAGGGAGGAAGAACTGGGTTGGGGTTTCTGAGGAAGGGAAATCCATTTATGGGATCTGTTTGGGGCAAAGCTCATCTATCGAGATGAGGGAGTCCGACAATTTCTCCTTGAAGGAAAAAGGAAAGTCTCAGATTTAGGGATTTTGGAAACAGAAAAAacgtataaattaatataaaaatgttaataaaatgtatttatgaaaaaaaaaaaaaaaagttttataaaGGTGGAAAACACAAATTAAAAGCGTAAAAACGTGAAAAAATTAGGAAACTAGCGTGTAATGGGTAAATTCCCTATCATTTTTTAGGGGAAATATATATCATATCCTTATAGGATTAGGTATTctgtttttatataaataatacattAGTTCTTTTAATCAATACACGCAAAACCTAAGAGTACTTCCAAGATAGCAAATAGGTTCTCTTCTTCCAAAATTTAGtgacttaattattaaacttacaACACCATGAACACCCCTACCACTTACAACATGACTGTAGATCTAGATTTAGATTCACCAAATGATTTTTTACTATCAAACTCTTTGGCCCAACTAAACAATAACTTCTTAgtttttacactaaatttttgTCATCAATTGTTACCTTTTGGAGACATTACTCAAAGAGTACGTAAAAGAATATCAACTTCTCGTACTTCATATTTTTATGATCCTTTCAACTTCATTAGACGTATTCTACTTGAACTTGGCGTGACAGattcaacaattttattttcttttaccaACGAAATAGAAACTAGTCTCATCAATATTCTCAACGATCCTCCATTTGCAGCTTCTAAAAtcgtttttattaatatttttattattgccACAAGTATTccagaacaagaagaagaatcGAATATCATTGATATTACTTTTAGGGAAGCACTTAATGCTATTCCAAATGTTCCTGCAACACATGAATCCATTAAAAAACTCAAAGAATTGAATGAGGACGATGATGATTTATTAGTCTCTTTGAGTAACGACAATAATTGTACCATTTGCCAAGAAAATTTATTGTTTGAAGATTGGAAAATCGTAGAGATGCCATGTTCTCATCTTTTTCACAAGAATTGTATTGTTTCTTG is a genomic window of Cannabis sativa cultivar Pink pepper isolate KNU-18-1 chromosome 9, ASM2916894v1, whole genome shotgun sequence containing:
- the LOC133031043 gene encoding uncharacterized protein LOC133031043; translated protein: MVNTRSSLSPSGSSKLLLDKLKMKKTISEDDNEDLSGGSEGSGDVSVKEVKRKQYNRGNKKVTDDRPLKKLKQVVEYDEDFYDSDDLEVENNESMKEWELYFKHEDRVGGRIIFFPNHENNVIAIINSKLTPSQAKLFRETCFGHFLDMNPIAMQTQLIHSVLHREVHQKNPYEMWFKFGSQNFRFSLAEFAVVTGLLCVGDSDMSGYAKKEIAFVDKYFSDQQVTVSAVEERFRYSDFKLDEYAVKMAVLYFVSNYLFTSPNSKKVPNEILNIVGIGDYESFPWGKLVFKKTLHNLRIGLRGVPKKKTGKDIGSKHIDKRKGKAKAADKESSRTYKLPCFPYAFLVWIYETIPLCQKAGFCEYDSDPEYRICRWLNVGLPNNSAVERKVFSSPKVHFYLFF
- the LOC133031044 gene encoding uncharacterized protein LOC133031044; this translates as MLNLSGLEFIEKEDSDVDVDRVGAIGLQSSILNELRRDVKKVIQKQLHFDGSFEGFTSDIKCRFKELELNMISHIDSKIDESLQFYLDLKFNDLKEKFDDLKASQSVVDIRDDSGGDSDDESGLKDGVNVDLAVKDDLVMKEVDDVDLVTENVKDYSIDPVLNLAESGGVLVNEGDTVVEVLFMFPL